Proteins encoded within one genomic window of Xiphophorus maculatus strain JP 163 A chromosome 11, X_maculatus-5.0-male, whole genome shotgun sequence:
- the LOC102223927 gene encoding solute carrier family 22 member 5-like, with amino-acid sequence MKDYEEIVAFLDQWGCFQKAVFLLLCVSIIPNGFGAFNLVFLTDVPDHHCFIPDLNLSEEWRKSIIPKTVLNGKQELNRCSRYRLDVVQNLSDRGLIPGRDINLTDLEEERCVDGWSYSTDIYLSTVVTEFDLVCSDQWAQPFTTSVFFIGVLVGSFFSGQLSDRYGRKPILFATMAAQAIFTFAQVFSTSWTMFVILLFFNGLGQISNFVAALVLGAEVLTGNVRILYSSMGTCLGFSVGYILLPVVAYFLRDWKSLLMALSLPCLVYIPLWWLLPESPRWLLSRGRVKEAEAVIRKAARWNKVQTPTVIFETDSVNETKSDKKPSSVLDLFRNSSIRIITVILCLVYFAMTTGYFSLSFNSAQLHADPYMSCFIAAVVEIPAYVSSWIALRFLPRRLSVSGTLILGSLPLFILLLVPEDLFGVSLALEMVGKYAFTTGASLMFAYTTELYPTSLRNTATGTTTTVSRTGSCISPFLLSLGGYFSFLPYVTIGSLGAVTAFVALLLPETFKQPLPETLQQMPERQRTKCPCIQKTEASEPVVLPGSPL; translated from the exons ATGAAAGATTATGAGGAGATTGTTGCCTTTTTGGATCAGTGGGGATGTTTTCAAAAAGCCGTCTTTTTGTTGCTCTGTGTGAGCATTATCCCCAATGGATTTGGTGCTTTCAATCTTGTTTTTCTGACTGACGTACCAGATCACCACTGCTTCATACCGGACCTCAATCTCTCAGAGGAGTGGAGGAAAAGCATCATACCAAAAACA GTGCTAAATGGAAAACAGGAACTAAACAGATGCAGCAGATACAGACTGGATGTCGTCCAGAATCTCTCCGATCGAGGATTGATTCCTGGCAGAGACATCAACCTCACTGACCTGGAGGAGGAGCGATGTGTGGACGGCTGGAGCTACAGCACAGACATTTacctgtccactgtagtgacagAG TTTGACTTGGTGTGCAGTGACCAATGGGCGCAGCCGTTTAccacttcagttttctttattgGAGTTCTTGTTGGGTCCTTCTTCTCGGGACAGCTGTCAGACAG GTATGGACGGAAACCTATTCTATTTGCAACAATGGCTGCACAAGCAATATTTACCTTTGCTCAAGTCTTTTCTACCTCATGGACCATGTTTGTCATTCTCCTCTTCTTCAATGGACTGGGACAAATATCCAACTTTGTTGCAGCTTTAGTTCTTG GTGCTGAGGTTTTGACTGGTAACGTACGTATCCTTTATTCATCTATGGGCACATGCTTAGGTTTTTCTGTTGGATACATACTGCTTCCTGTTGTCGCTTACTTTTTGAGGGACTGGAAATCTCTCCTCAtggctctctctctcccctgtCTGGTCTACATCCCCCTCTGGTG GCTTCTCCCAGAGTCTCCTCGATGGCTTCTCTCTCGAGGCAGAGTAAAGGAAGCCGAGGCTGTAATCAGAAAAGCTGCTCGATGGAACAAAGTTCAAACTCCAACGGTCATCTTTGAAACTGACAGT GTTAACGAGACAAAATCTGACAAGAAACCAAGCAGCGTGTTGGACCTTTTCAGGAACAGCAGCATCAGAATCATAACTGTCATCCTCTGCTTGGTGTA CTTCGCCATGACGACTGGCTACTTCAGCCTGTCGTTTAACTCGGCTCAGCTCCATGCTGACCCCTACATGAGCTGCTTCATCGCTGCAGTAGTGGAGATCCCTGCATACGTATCCAGCTGGATCGCACTCAGATTCCTTCCCCGACGACTTTCTGTCTCTGGGACGTTGATCCTTGGATCTCTGCCGCTGTTCATATTACTACTGGTGCCAGAAG ATCTGTTTGGTGTTTCCCTTGCTCTGGAGATGGTGGGTAAATATGCTTTTACTACTGGGGCCTCCCTGATGTTCGCCTACACCACAGAGCTTTACCCAACATCCCTGAGGAACACCGCGACAGGGACaaccaccacagtttccaggacTGGAAGTTGCATCAGTCCTTTTCTGTTAAGTCTTG GTGGATACTTCAGCTTCTTGCCTTATGTAACTATTGGGTCTCTGGGAGCTGTTACTGCCTTTGTTGCTCTTTTGCTTCCAGAGACTTTTAAGCAACCGCTGCCTGAAACCCTTCAACAAATGCCTGAAAGACAAAG GACCAAATGTCCCTGCATCCAAAAAACTGAAGCCTCAGAACCAGTTGTGTTACCAGGCAGCCCTCTGTGA
- the LOC102223663 gene encoding solute carrier family 22 member 5-like: MPAATSDTSKITDYEAATSFLGEWGPFQQRTFFLLCLSFIPNGLTALSVVFLAGTPDHRCALPAHLNLSAAWRNSSIPLEEDATRDGALVPSKCSRYKVEYLLNYSERGFLPGLDVNLSNVPKESCLDGWEFDHSVYTSTIVSEWNLVCDESWKKPLTSSLFFGGILAGSFVSGQLSDRFGRKMVMFGTIGLQVVTTLIQVFSSSWIMFVVLYFLLGVEQISNYLVAFVLGAEILGPQVRTFFSTAGVCLFFAVGYTLLPLLAFFVRDWRMLQVGFMLAGCVCLPLFWFIPESPRWLLSQGRVEEAEVIIRNAAKMNRIESPPVIFRPLKNEGRTEETRVHNICDLLRSPNIRWLSVTLWLVWNTLTIAYYALSLNTANLHGNPFINCFLSAVIEIPAYALSWVMFRWCSRRLSHFSALFAGGFFIFIIQFIPRHLVALSITFEMLGKFAVSTAFAVVYAYTAELYPTVLRNTAVGTCSTASRIGSIVAPYFIYLRTYSVSLPYIVVGSLTALTGLLSLLLPESFGMPLPDTISQMQSFPGCCQKRRYVLTSTKEEENAAEEKSLARQL; this comes from the exons ATGCCCGCTGCAACTTCTGACACCAGCAAAATCACTGACTATGAGGCGGCGACATCTTTCCTCGGAGAATGGGGACCTTTCCAGCAGCGGACgtttttcctcctctgcctgAGCTTCATCCCTAACGGACTCACTGCGCTGTCTGTGGTGTTTCTGGCCGGCACGCCGGATCACCGCTGCGCGCTGCCCGCGCACCTGAACCTCAGCGCCGCCTGGAGGAACAGCAGCATCCCGCTGGAGGAGGATGCGACCCGGGACGGCGCTTTGGTGCCCAGCAAGTGCTCCAGATACAAAGtggaatatttattaaattactcGGAGAGAGGCTTTTTGCCCGGATTGGACGTTAATCTGTCCAACGTGCCGAAAGAAAGCTGCCTGGACGGATGGGAGTTTGACCACAGCGTGTATACATCTACTATTGTCTCCGAG tGGAACCTGGTTTGTGATGAAAGCTGGAAGAAGCCTCTcacttcttctttgttttttggtggCATTCTTGCTGGCTCCTTCGTTTCAGGACAGCTCTCCGACAG ATTTGGGAGGAAAATGGTGATGTTTGGTACCATAGGACTACAAGTAGTCACAACACTGATTCAGGTTTTTTCTTCAAGCTGGATCATGTTTGTCGTCTTGTATTTTCTACTTGGAGTGGAACAAATTTCCAATTACTTGGTTGCATTTGTTCTAG GAGCAGAAATTTTAGGTCCGCAGGTCCGAACATTTTTCTCCACTGCTGGAGTGTGTCTTTTCTTCGCGGTGGGCTACACACTCCTACCCTTGCTCGCGTTCTTTGTGAGAGACTGGCGGATGCTTCAGGTGGGCTTCATGTTGGCAGGCTGCGTTTGTTTGCCCCTCTTCTG GTTCATCCCAGAGTCTCCTCGCTGGTTGCTTTCCCAGGGTAGAGTCGAGGAAGCCGAGGTCATCATCCGGAACGCTGCCAAGATGAACAGGATTGAATCTCCACCCGTCATCTTTAGACCTCTAAAG AATGAAGGCAGGACTGAAGAGACGAGGGTGCACAACATCTGTGACCTTCTTCGCTCTCCAAACATCCGATGGCTCTCTGTCACGCTGTGGCTGGTCTG GAACACCCTCACCATCGCCTACTACGCTCTTTCCCTGAACACGGCGAACCTCCATGGAAATCCGTTCATCAACTGTTTCCTGTCTGCTGTGATCGAGATCCCAGCCTACGCTTTGTCGTGGGTTATGTTCCGCTGGTGCTCCAGACGACTCAGCCATTTCTCAGCACTTTTTGCAGGAGGATTCTTTATATTCATCATACAGTTCATACCACGAC ACCTGGTTGCTCTGTCCATAACGTTTGAGATGTTGGGGAAGTTTGCGGTGTCCACTGCCTTTGCCGTTGTCTACGCCTACACAGCAGAGCTGTACCCCACTGTGCTGAGGAACACGGCTGTCGGCACCTGCTCCACGGCCTCCAGAATTGGCAGCATTGTTGCTCCATACTTCATTTACTTAC GAACCTACTCTGTGTCCCTGCCGTACATCGTAGTGGGAAGCCTCACAGCTTTGACTGGTCTGCTGAGTCTGCTTCTCCCTGAGAGCTTTGGGATGCCTCTCCCTGACACCATCAGCCAAATGCAAAGCTTTCCGGG ATGTTGCCAGAAAAGACGTTACGTCCTCACCAGCACTAAAGAAGAGGAAAACGCTGCTGAAGAAAAGTCTCTAGCCAGACAGCTGTAA